One genomic segment of Streptomyces sp. RerS4 includes these proteins:
- a CDS encoding GNAT family N-acetyltransferase, with protein MTELTRDQRVGPYTVRHARAEDLPGARSVMLDTFYREFDYGYVPAWHADVVDLDGTYLRHPRHTLVVAARDDDEVVGTTALTSRGPAHPPHPRGLVERYPSGRTAQLLRVYVRPEHRRHGLARVMVRTACAFAASVPGYDRVYLHTNVNIPGAEGFWRGIATEVFDARTTGEHGEGFGTVHFEIPIRAMTPGQATGPGREPAGVM; from the coding sequence ATGACAGAGCTGACGCGAGATCAGAGGGTCGGGCCGTACACGGTGCGGCACGCGAGGGCCGAGGACCTGCCCGGTGCCCGGAGCGTCATGCTGGACACCTTCTACCGGGAGTTCGACTACGGGTACGTCCCGGCCTGGCACGCCGACGTCGTCGACCTCGACGGCACGTACCTGCGCCACCCCCGGCACACCCTCGTGGTGGCCGCGCGCGACGACGACGAGGTGGTCGGCACCACCGCGCTCACCTCGCGCGGCCCCGCCCACCCGCCGCACCCGCGCGGCCTCGTCGAGCGCTACCCGTCAGGTCGGACCGCGCAACTGCTGCGCGTGTACGTACGCCCCGAGCACCGGCGCCACGGACTGGCCCGGGTGATGGTGCGCACCGCCTGCGCGTTCGCCGCGTCCGTACCCGGCTACGACCGCGTCTACCTCCACACCAACGTCAACATCCCCGGCGCGGAGGGCTTCTGGCGCGGCATCGCCACGGAGGTCTTCGACGCCCGCACCACCGGCGAGCACGGCGAAGGCTTCGGGACCGTCCACTTCGAGATCCCGATCCGCGCGATGACTCCCGGGCAGGCGACAGGACCGGGCCGGGAGCCGGCCGGCGTCATGTGA
- a CDS encoding ATP-grasp domain-containing protein has product MGHLLVIESWVGSMSRLLPKAIREDGHEFTFVTRDLHHYLRSAPAGDGTHPLLTARNIVTADTNDTDALLTRIEDLHAVLGFDGVVSSCDYYLPAVAHTARRLGLPGPAPEAVEAACRKDLTRRVLAEAGVPGPRFALCEGAGEAAAAAREIGYPLVVKPVDLCAGMLVRAVRDERELELACQALAEFPVNARGQDRAPVILLEELLHGPEVSVETVSFGGATQVVGVTDKSIGGAPAFIETGHMFPAGIEEATASEAAETASRAVKALGLDQVVCHTEIKLTPDGPRLVEVNPRPAGNRITELVRHVTGVDLATACVDVALGRVPDLAPRRTGVRSAAIAFLLPDTSGTLAGVEGEEAVRARPEVLELTLAEAGRTVRAATSNNEYLGHVMTADTEGGGARVAAEGLLAGLRPRYEPSAGVPA; this is encoded by the coding sequence GTGGGACATCTGCTGGTGATCGAAAGCTGGGTCGGGTCGATGAGCAGGCTGCTGCCCAAGGCGATCCGCGAAGACGGGCACGAGTTCACCTTCGTCACCCGCGACCTGCACCACTACCTGCGCTCCGCCCCGGCGGGCGACGGTACGCACCCGCTGCTCACGGCCCGCAACATCGTCACGGCCGACACCAACGACACCGACGCGCTGCTTACGCGGATCGAGGACCTGCACGCCGTCCTCGGCTTCGACGGGGTGGTCTCCTCGTGCGACTACTACCTGCCGGCCGTCGCGCACACCGCACGGCGGCTCGGCCTGCCCGGACCCGCCCCGGAGGCCGTCGAGGCGGCGTGTCGCAAGGACCTGACGCGCCGTGTGCTCGCCGAAGCCGGAGTGCCGGGGCCCCGGTTCGCGCTCTGCGAGGGCGCCGGGGAGGCGGCGGCAGCGGCCCGGGAGATCGGCTACCCGCTCGTCGTGAAGCCGGTGGACCTGTGCGCGGGCATGCTGGTCCGCGCGGTGCGCGACGAGCGCGAACTGGAGCTCGCCTGCCAGGCCCTCGCCGAGTTCCCCGTCAACGCCCGTGGCCAGGACCGGGCCCCCGTCATCCTGCTCGAAGAACTGCTGCACGGACCCGAAGTCAGCGTCGAGACCGTCTCCTTCGGCGGCGCGACCCAGGTCGTGGGCGTCACCGACAAGAGCATCGGCGGGGCGCCCGCCTTCATCGAGACCGGCCACATGTTCCCGGCCGGGATCGAGGAGGCGACGGCGTCCGAGGCCGCCGAGACCGCGTCGCGGGCGGTCAAGGCGTTGGGGCTGGACCAGGTGGTCTGCCACACCGAGATCAAACTGACCCCTGACGGGCCCCGGCTGGTCGAGGTCAACCCCCGCCCGGCCGGCAACCGGATCACCGAACTGGTCCGCCACGTCACGGGCGTCGACCTGGCGACCGCCTGCGTGGACGTGGCCCTCGGCCGCGTGCCCGACCTCGCGCCGCGTCGGACCGGAGTGCGCAGCGCCGCCATCGCCTTCCTCCTGCCCGACACCTCCGGCACCCTCGCCGGTGTCGAGGGCGAGGAAGCAGTCCGCGCCCGGCCCGAGGTGCTGGAGCTCACCCTCGCCGAGGCAGGCCGCACCGTGCGGGCCGCCACCAGCAACAACGAGTACCTCGGGCACGTCATGACCGCCGACACCGAGGGCGGCGGCGCCCGCGTCGCCGCCGAGGGGCTGTTGGCCGGCCTGCGTCCCCGTTACGAGCCGTCCGCGGGGGTTCCCGCATGA
- a CDS encoding DUF364 domain-containing protein — protein sequence MTTLSAPHLVGAEGSGNGDPLVRTVEQLFDAVRAGAYGPDPAHERISLAFTTAQAVRHEGRSSGYRNEVLSLRLDAAVGSCAVEPGALPGDALDDCVGATVADLLRHPLLPVRIAALDAYLAHVRPHTPDNGARPYALPAGSSLSRSKTRARAVVDLLPADGVPPAESRPVLVVGVVNSLLEQLRARGLDYLPCDLKGGATEWGEPVLRDTEAQLERCGAVLASGMTLGNGTFQGLLDHAARTGKPLVMFAQTGSAVLPRFLGAGVRAVSAEPYPFFWLDGGPGVIHRYGGRP from the coding sequence ATGACGACCCTGTCCGCCCCGCACCTGGTCGGAGCCGAAGGGTCCGGAAACGGCGACCCGCTCGTCCGGACCGTTGAGCAGCTGTTCGACGCCGTCCGCGCCGGAGCGTACGGACCCGACCCGGCCCACGAGCGGATATCGCTCGCCTTCACCACCGCCCAAGCCGTCCGGCACGAAGGGCGCAGCAGCGGCTACCGCAACGAGGTGCTGAGCCTGCGGCTCGACGCGGCCGTCGGATCCTGCGCCGTGGAGCCCGGGGCGCTGCCCGGGGACGCCCTGGACGACTGCGTGGGCGCCACCGTCGCCGACCTCCTGCGCCACCCGCTCCTGCCGGTGCGGATCGCGGCCCTCGACGCCTACCTGGCCCACGTACGCCCGCACACGCCGGACAACGGTGCCCGCCCGTACGCGCTGCCGGCCGGCAGCTCGCTGAGCCGTTCGAAGACGCGGGCCCGTGCCGTCGTCGACCTGCTGCCCGCGGACGGCGTCCCGCCCGCTGAGAGCCGCCCGGTCCTGGTGGTCGGGGTGGTGAACTCGCTGCTGGAGCAGCTGCGGGCGCGGGGACTCGACTACCTGCCGTGCGACCTCAAGGGCGGCGCCACCGAGTGGGGCGAGCCCGTCCTGCGTGACACCGAGGCGCAGTTGGAGCGCTGCGGCGCCGTCCTCGCCTCCGGCATGACCCTCGGCAACGGCACCTTCCAAGGCCTGCTCGACCACGCCGCCCGGACCGGCAAGCCCCTCGTGATGTTCGCCCAGACCGGCAGCGCCGTCCTGCCCCGCTTCCTCGGAGCCGGGGTGAGAGCCGTGTCCGCCGAGCCGTACCCGTTCTTCTGGCTCGACGGCGGCCCCGGCGTCATCCACCGCTACGGAGGCCGTCCGTGA
- a CDS encoding pyridoxal-phosphate dependent enzyme, whose amino-acid sequence MHRSAAGAAAHPALLPLLGRTPVARIHADLPHPHPGFWAKLECLGAGGMKARAAMSMLTGARGRGELRPGAPVVESTSGTMGIGLAFAGQALGHPVILVGDRELEPSMRQLLRAYGARLELVDRPAAQGGWQAARIARLHEVLARTEGAYWPDQYNNPDNPAGYRSMAAELIGQLDHLDVLVCSVGTGGHSAGLVGPLRRRWPRLKVIGVDSVGSAIFGQPARPRLMRGLGSSIHPRNVRHGVFDEVHWVGPAEAVDACRRLARGSFVSGGWSTGAVALVSAWAARAEPGAVVATVFPDGPHRYLGTVYDDDFCHAHGLTATAPATRPLEIPHPRAAEAFGWARCRAVVDPVGARAEGALAPHVLAPGGAA is encoded by the coding sequence ATGCACCGGTCCGCTGCCGGTGCCGCCGCCCATCCCGCGTTGCTGCCCCTGCTGGGGCGGACCCCTGTCGCTCGTATCCACGCCGACCTGCCCCACCCCCATCCCGGGTTCTGGGCCAAGCTCGAATGCCTCGGCGCCGGCGGGATGAAGGCCCGCGCGGCGATGTCCATGCTGACCGGTGCCCGCGGGCGCGGCGAGCTGCGCCCCGGCGCCCCGGTCGTCGAATCCACCTCCGGCACCATGGGCATCGGGCTGGCCTTCGCCGGACAGGCACTCGGCCACCCCGTGATCCTCGTCGGCGACCGCGAACTCGAACCGTCCATGCGCCAGTTGCTGCGCGCCTACGGCGCTCGCCTGGAGCTGGTCGATCGCCCGGCCGCACAGGGAGGCTGGCAGGCCGCCCGCATCGCCCGGCTCCACGAGGTCCTGGCCCGCACCGAGGGCGCCTACTGGCCCGACCAGTACAACAACCCCGACAATCCGGCGGGCTATCGGTCGATGGCCGCGGAATTGATCGGCCAGCTCGACCACCTGGACGTCCTGGTGTGCAGCGTGGGCACCGGCGGACACAGTGCCGGACTGGTCGGCCCGCTGCGCCGCCGCTGGCCCCGGTTGAAGGTGATAGGCGTCGACTCCGTCGGCTCCGCCATCTTCGGCCAGCCCGCCCGGCCGCGCCTGATGCGCGGACTCGGCAGCAGCATCCACCCCCGCAACGTCCGCCACGGCGTGTTCGACGAGGTGCACTGGGTGGGTCCCGCCGAGGCCGTCGACGCCTGCCGGCGGCTCGCCCGGGGCAGCTTCGTCAGCGGAGGCTGGAGCACCGGTGCGGTCGCCCTGGTCTCCGCGTGGGCGGCCAGGGCCGAGCCCGGAGCCGTCGTCGCGACCGTCTTCCCCGACGGCCCCCACCGTTACCTCGGCACCGTCTACGACGACGACTTCTGCCACGCCCACGGACTGACCGCCACCGCCCCGGCCACCCGTCCACTGGAGATCCCGCACCCGCGCGCGGCCGAGGCCTTCGGCTGGGCCCGCTGCCGCGCTGTCGTCGACCCCGTCGGCGCACGCGCCGAGGGGGCGCTCGCCCCCCACGTCCTGGCCCCCGGAGGCGCCGCATGA
- a CDS encoding dipeptide epimerase, with amino-acid sequence MKLTWHTASLELAEPLRISRSVMARRDAVWVDLEHGGLRGWGEAVSSEFLGLPTDRILRHLSAVRPAFERLPDPETAWAELAPAGSLGADLPAGVLAAVEAAVLDLTGKRAGESVHQLLGSPLPPSAATARTIGIVSPVSAAARAGRLAMTGFTVLKVKAGSPDPAEDLARVEAVREGAPDADLLLDPNGAWTEDQAHALLPRFAALGVTAVEQPIAAGRPEALARVAIASPVPVIADEDAVSYEDALALAGRVHGVNVKLAKCGGVRAALRIHAALAGSGTDLMLGCLTASSLGIAPAVHLVDRARWVDLDGHLLLADDPWTGIGGADGTVCPAPRGGLGVLRRAAIPAGVAR; translated from the coding sequence ATGAAGCTCACCTGGCACACCGCCTCGCTGGAACTGGCCGAGCCGTTGCGCATCTCCCGATCCGTGATGGCCCGCCGCGACGCCGTCTGGGTCGACCTGGAACACGGCGGACTGCGCGGCTGGGGGGAGGCCGTGAGCAGCGAGTTCCTCGGGCTGCCCACCGACCGCATCCTGCGCCACCTCAGCGCCGTACGCCCGGCGTTCGAGCGTCTGCCGGACCCGGAGACCGCCTGGGCCGAACTGGCCCCCGCGGGCTCCCTCGGCGCCGACCTGCCCGCCGGGGTCCTCGCCGCGGTCGAGGCCGCCGTACTGGACCTCACGGGCAAGCGGGCCGGGGAATCCGTCCACCAGTTGCTCGGCAGTCCGCTGCCTCCGTCGGCGGCCACCGCCCGGACCATCGGCATCGTCTCGCCCGTCTCCGCCGCCGCCCGGGCCGGCCGGCTCGCCATGACCGGATTCACCGTCCTGAAGGTCAAGGCGGGCTCCCCCGATCCGGCCGAGGACCTCGCCCGCGTCGAGGCCGTCCGTGAAGGGGCACCGGACGCCGACCTGCTGCTCGACCCCAACGGCGCCTGGACCGAGGACCAGGCCCACGCCCTGCTGCCGCGCTTCGCCGCCCTCGGCGTCACCGCCGTGGAGCAGCCCATCGCGGCCGGCCGGCCCGAGGCCCTGGCACGGGTCGCGATCGCCTCCCCGGTCCCGGTGATCGCCGACGAGGACGCCGTCTCCTACGAGGACGCCCTCGCCCTGGCCGGCCGGGTCCACGGGGTCAACGTCAAACTCGCCAAGTGCGGCGGCGTACGAGCCGCGCTGCGCATCCATGCCGCGCTGGCCGGCAGCGGCACCGACCTCATGCTCGGCTGCCTGACGGCCAGCTCGCTCGGGATCGCACCCGCCGTCCACCTGGTCGACCGGGCCCGCTGGGTCGACCTCGACGGGCACCTGCTCCTCGCCGACGACCCGTGGACGGGGATCGGCGGCGCCGACGGCACCGTATGCCCCGCCCCGCGCGGCGGCCTGGGCGTGCTGCGCCGCGCCGCCATACCCGCGGGGGTCGCACGGTGA
- a CDS encoding MFS transporter, with the protein MRTLAAVRGFPPAVRLLLINQLGVNTGFYLLIPYLATHLTDDLGMSAALVGLVLGLRNLSQQGMFLIGGSAADRLGARGVIIAGCGLRTLGFALFALGDALPVLIAASVLSGLAGALFNPAVRTYVAQESGDRKAEAFALFNVFATAGALLGPLLGGLLLFGGFRVAALTAAGVFALLTIAQAVVLPARAVPRPTGSVLGDWREVAGNRRFVAFALAMVGMYGMESQLYLLLPHAARDATGWAGAVGLLFAAGTLANLLFQLRLTRRLSGRGGGRGRWIAAGLAVSALGFVPPMVVAGAAGEYPARLLPVLAGALLLHLGVMAAQPFVMELVPSFGRAELTGTFYGLFYAVSGVAAAGAGAGVGWAMDTASRTGPAWLPYACCTALGLASAAAVARLHRRGSLAPGLGPGLGPDPGPDAASAGPHREPRSPSEPR; encoded by the coding sequence GTGAGAACCCTCGCCGCGGTGCGCGGCTTCCCGCCGGCCGTGCGGCTCCTGCTGATCAACCAGCTCGGCGTCAACACCGGCTTCTACCTGCTCATCCCGTACCTGGCCACTCACCTCACCGACGACCTCGGCATGTCGGCGGCGCTGGTCGGCCTGGTCCTGGGCCTGCGCAACCTCAGCCAGCAGGGGATGTTCCTGATCGGGGGCTCGGCGGCCGACCGCCTCGGGGCCCGTGGGGTGATCATCGCGGGCTGTGGGCTGCGTACCCTCGGCTTCGCGCTGTTCGCCCTCGGCGACGCACTGCCCGTACTGATCGCCGCGTCGGTGCTGAGCGGGCTGGCCGGGGCCCTGTTCAATCCCGCCGTACGGACGTACGTCGCCCAGGAGTCCGGCGACCGCAAGGCCGAGGCGTTCGCCCTGTTCAACGTGTTCGCCACGGCCGGGGCGCTGCTCGGGCCGCTGCTGGGCGGCCTGTTGCTCTTCGGCGGTTTCAGGGTGGCCGCGCTCACCGCGGCGGGCGTGTTCGCGCTGCTGACCATCGCGCAGGCCGTCGTACTGCCCGCTCGTGCGGTGCCGCGGCCGACCGGCTCCGTCCTCGGCGACTGGCGGGAGGTGGCGGGCAACCGCCGCTTCGTGGCGTTCGCCCTGGCCATGGTCGGCATGTACGGGATGGAGAGCCAGCTCTACCTGCTGCTTCCGCACGCCGCCCGGGACGCCACCGGCTGGGCCGGCGCCGTCGGGCTGCTCTTCGCGGCCGGGACGCTGGCGAACCTGCTGTTCCAGCTGCGCCTCACCCGGCGGCTGTCCGGACGGGGCGGCGGACGCGGCCGCTGGATCGCCGCCGGGCTCGCGGTCAGCGCGCTCGGTTTCGTACCGCCCATGGTGGTGGCGGGCGCGGCGGGGGAGTACCCCGCGCGGCTGCTGCCGGTCCTGGCCGGGGCGCTGCTGCTGCACCTGGGGGTGATGGCCGCCCAGCCGTTCGTCATGGAGCTCGTCCCGTCGTTCGGCCGCGCGGAGCTCACCGGCACGTTCTACGGCCTCTTCTACGCGGTGTCAGGCGTAGCCGCCGCGGGCGCCGGGGCGGGCGTCGGGTGGGCCATGGACACCGCCTCGCGCACCGGCCCGGCGTGGCTTCCGTACGCCTGCTGCACGGCGCTCGGCCTCGCTTCGGCGGCTGCCGTCGCCCGACTGCATCGGCGTGGGTCGCTCGCCCCTGGCCTTGGCCCTGGCCTTGGCCCTGACCCCGGGCCGGACGCGGCATCCGCCGGTCCGCACCGCGAGCCCCGCTCCCCGAGCGAGCCCCGATGA
- a CDS encoding class I SAM-dependent methyltransferase: MSTGNLLTDHPELYEERFPDPDRLAARWAEDTLRRHGAGPRVLDVGCGTGRDAAWLHHHAGRRVTGIDTAETMLAHARRAHPGPDYHRGDMRDFDLGVTFDAVICLDSALLYCHTNDDLTAFLDRCRAHLTPGGLLIAEMRNGAFFLGNTELLDGPRTASFDWRGTTHTSHTTLWIDHGAQLLCRRRTWTADDGTPSPDRQEQHSAWRLLFPQELRYFLTTAGFEVLDLYDRPGPRTEPAWCEGNSPSGTTSSDRLHLVARFVDGH; encoded by the coding sequence ATGAGTACCGGCAACCTCCTCACCGACCACCCCGAGCTCTACGAAGAGCGCTTCCCCGACCCCGACCGTCTGGCCGCCCGCTGGGCCGAGGACACCCTGCGCCGCCACGGCGCGGGACCTCGTGTCCTGGACGTCGGCTGCGGCACCGGCCGCGACGCCGCCTGGCTGCACCACCATGCCGGGCGGCGCGTCACCGGCATCGACACCGCCGAGACCATGCTCGCCCACGCCCGCCGCGCCCACCCCGGCCCCGACTACCACCGCGGCGACATGCGGGACTTCGACCTCGGGGTCACCTTCGACGCGGTCATCTGCCTGGACAGCGCCCTCCTGTACTGCCACACCAACGACGACCTGACGGCGTTCCTCGACCGTTGCCGCGCCCACCTCACCCCCGGCGGCCTGCTCATCGCCGAGATGCGCAACGGCGCCTTCTTCCTCGGCAACACCGAACTCCTCGACGGACCGCGCACCGCCTCCTTCGACTGGCGCGGCACCACCCACACCTCCCACACCACCCTGTGGATCGATCACGGCGCCCAACTCCTGTGCCGCCGCCGCACCTGGACCGCCGACGACGGGACCCCGTCCCCGGACCGGCAGGAGCAGCACTCCGCCTGGCGACTGCTGTTCCCCCAGGAACTGCGGTACTTCCTCACCACGGCCGGCTTCGAGGTCCTCGACCTGTACGACCGCCCCGGCCCGCGTACCGAACCGGCGTGGTGCGAAGGCAACTCCCCGTCTGGGACCACGAGTTCCGACCGCCTGCACCTCGTCGCCCGCTTCGTGGACGGCCACTGA
- a CDS encoding ABC transporter substrate-binding protein, whose translation MNSPRSGLARRGFLLATATATAAALALTAGCAGDTGKNADAKNGAAAGSPQRGGTLRAAFPGGGAGETLDPHAANLFVDAARAKALYDKLADFGADLAPVPRLAERWEPNETLDTWKVTLRKAAFHDGRPVTAEDVLYSYRRIADPKGTFRAKASLEPIDLAAGRALDASTVEFKLKRPYAEFPNVLAAFGAYIVPKDTTSFDKPVGSGPFTFGSFTPGKSLVVKRNDAYWEGAPHLDQVEFVVATEESARVSALLGGQVQYAHELSPATARTHEGKGQVQVVRLPGSSMQGFVMKTDRPPFNDPRVRQAFFLIADRKELVDGALSGAGEVGNDLFGKGYQYYPAGLPQRTRDLDRARALLKEAGAENLKVTLDTAPAATGFVEAAGIFKEQAAKAGVTVEVKVGNKDTYWKDILDNGTFASYRSGSMPIESHISQRLLTGSTTNATKWKQKDFDDLYQQAQSTRDEKERAALYERMQRRLYDEGGFLIWGFADWIVATAPAVRGVDAKAPANTLDWARFDKLWLA comes from the coding sequence GTGAACAGCCCCCGCTCCGGCCTCGCCCGCCGAGGATTCCTCCTGGCCACCGCCACGGCCACCGCAGCAGCCCTCGCCCTCACCGCCGGCTGCGCCGGCGACACCGGCAAGAACGCCGACGCCAAGAACGGCGCCGCGGCCGGCAGCCCCCAGCGCGGCGGCACCCTGCGCGCCGCCTTCCCGGGCGGCGGGGCAGGCGAGACCCTCGACCCGCACGCCGCGAACCTGTTCGTGGACGCCGCCCGCGCCAAGGCCCTCTACGACAAGCTCGCCGACTTCGGCGCCGACCTCGCCCCCGTACCGCGGCTCGCCGAGCGGTGGGAGCCCAACGAGACCCTCGACACCTGGAAGGTAACCCTCCGCAAGGCCGCCTTCCACGACGGCCGCCCGGTCACCGCCGAGGACGTCCTCTACAGCTACCGCCGGATCGCCGACCCCAAGGGCACCTTCCGGGCCAAGGCCTCCCTGGAGCCCATCGACCTCGCCGCCGGCCGCGCCCTCGACGCGTCCACCGTCGAGTTCAAGCTGAAGCGCCCGTACGCCGAATTCCCGAACGTGCTCGCGGCGTTCGGCGCGTACATCGTCCCCAAGGACACCACCTCATTCGACAAGCCCGTCGGCTCCGGCCCGTTCACCTTCGGCTCGTTCACCCCCGGCAAGTCGCTCGTCGTCAAGAGGAACGACGCCTACTGGGAGGGCGCGCCCCACCTCGACCAGGTGGAGTTCGTCGTCGCCACCGAGGAGTCGGCGCGCGTCAGCGCCCTGCTCGGCGGCCAGGTCCAGTACGCCCACGAGCTCAGCCCCGCCACCGCCCGTACCCACGAGGGCAAGGGGCAGGTCCAGGTCGTCCGGCTGCCCGGCAGCTCCATGCAGGGCTTCGTGATGAAGACCGACCGGCCGCCGTTCAACGACCCGAGGGTCCGCCAGGCCTTCTTCCTCATCGCCGACCGCAAGGAACTCGTCGACGGCGCCCTCTCCGGCGCCGGCGAGGTCGGCAACGACCTCTTCGGCAAGGGCTACCAGTACTACCCGGCCGGCCTGCCCCAGCGCACGCGGGACCTCGACCGGGCCCGCGCCCTCCTCAAGGAGGCCGGCGCCGAGAACCTCAAGGTCACCCTGGACACCGCGCCCGCCGCCACCGGCTTCGTCGAGGCCGCCGGGATCTTCAAGGAGCAGGCCGCGAAGGCCGGGGTCACCGTCGAGGTCAAGGTCGGCAACAAGGACACGTACTGGAAGGACATCCTCGACAACGGGACCTTCGCCTCCTACCGGTCCGGGTCCATGCCCATCGAGTCCCACATCTCGCAGCGGCTGCTCACCGGATCCACCACCAACGCCACCAAGTGGAAGCAGAAGGACTTCGACGACCTGTACCAGCAGGCCCAGTCCACCCGGGACGAGAAGGAGCGGGCCGCCCTCTACGAGCGCATGCAGCGCCGCCTGTACGACGAAGGCGGCTTCCTGATCTGGGGCTTCGCCGACTGGATCGTCGCCACCGCGCCCGCTGTGCGCGGCGTCGACGCGAAGGCCCCGGCCAACACCCTCGACTGGGCCCGCTTCGACAAGCTCTGGCTCGCGTGA
- a CDS encoding ABC transporter permease, producing MSPHLSWVGRRLLLGLGQTAAVVLFVFALTEALPGDAAVALAGDQPDPERIARIRAALDLDRPAAERFLDWVAGLLHGDLGTSLVSGRPVSGYLAGGLGPTVLLASATLLVLLPLSAGLGVLCARREGGPLDRTLSALTLAVHSVPEFALGVLLATVFGLWLGWLPPTAVGADALTDPAVLVLPVLVLISRPVCTISRLVRAVMIEAMASPYVAQARRYGIGGARVRWAHALPNALAPAAQQLARTCDWLLSGVIVVEALFVIPGLGTVLIDAVAARDVPVVQGMAVVFGVVTVMANLGADLVARRFAPRAEVIA from the coding sequence GTGAGCCCGCACCTCTCGTGGGTCGGCCGCCGCCTGCTCCTCGGTCTGGGGCAGACGGCGGCCGTCGTCCTGTTCGTCTTCGCGCTCACCGAGGCCCTGCCCGGGGACGCGGCCGTCGCCCTGGCCGGCGACCAGCCCGACCCCGAGCGCATCGCCCGCATCCGCGCCGCCCTGGACCTCGACCGCCCCGCCGCCGAACGGTTCCTGGACTGGGTCGCCGGACTCCTCCACGGCGACCTCGGCACCTCCCTGGTCAGCGGACGGCCCGTCTCCGGCTACCTGGCCGGCGGCCTCGGACCCACGGTGCTGCTCGCGTCCGCCACGCTCCTCGTCCTGCTGCCGCTGTCGGCCGGCCTCGGCGTGCTGTGCGCCCGCCGCGAGGGCGGCCCGCTGGACCGCACCCTCAGCGCGCTGACCCTGGCCGTGCACTCCGTACCCGAGTTCGCCCTCGGGGTGCTGCTGGCCACGGTGTTCGGGCTGTGGCTGGGCTGGCTGCCGCCCACCGCCGTCGGCGCGGACGCGCTCACCGATCCGGCCGTCCTGGTCCTGCCCGTCCTCGTCCTCATCTCCCGGCCCGTGTGCACCATCAGCCGCCTCGTGCGCGCCGTGATGATCGAAGCGATGGCCTCGCCGTACGTCGCCCAGGCGCGGCGCTACGGGATCGGCGGAGCGCGCGTCCGCTGGGCGCACGCCTTGCCCAACGCCCTCGCTCCGGCCGCCCAGCAGCTGGCCCGGACCTGCGACTGGTTGCTGAGCGGGGTCATCGTCGTCGAGGCGCTCTTCGTCATCCCGGGCCTGGGAACGGTGCTCATCGACGCCGTCGCCGCCCGGGACGTGCCCGTCGTCCAGGGCATGGCCGTCGTCTTCGGTGTCGTCACCGTCATGGCGAACCTCGGGGCCGACCTCGTCGCGCGCCGGTTCGCCCCCCGGGCGGAGGTGATCGCGTGA
- a CDS encoding ABC transporter permease subunit translates to MKRRLPRYALAVGLIAVPLLLAALGPLLAGPAGPRSVSFASGAGHWLGTDFSGRDVWRQVLLGGRSVVLVALAATGLAYLVAVPLGLTAALTRRTWLEEALMRPLDVLIAVPSLLLVLLVAATLTPGPAGLAVLVGLAAVPDAARVVHAAAAEIASRTAVEALRMQGESWWHTAFGYVARSMRRTLAADAGIRLTGALYLVATAAFLGIGVEPDAADWAVMVDRNRTGLFLQPWAVVVPALLIAALSMGTNLLFDAALHTPAAKAARKGGRA, encoded by the coding sequence GTGAAGCGCCGTCTGCCCAGGTACGCGCTCGCGGTCGGGCTCATCGCCGTGCCCCTGCTGCTGGCCGCCCTCGGGCCGCTGCTCGCCGGGCCGGCCGGGCCGCGCTCGGTCTCGTTCGCATCGGGCGCGGGGCATTGGCTCGGTACGGACTTCAGCGGGCGGGACGTGTGGCGGCAGGTCCTGCTCGGCGGCCGCTCGGTCGTCCTCGTCGCGCTGGCGGCCACGGGTCTCGCGTATCTGGTGGCCGTTCCGCTCGGGCTGACCGCCGCCCTCACCCGCCGCACCTGGCTGGAGGAGGCCCTCATGCGGCCCCTCGACGTACTGATCGCCGTGCCCTCGCTCCTGCTGGTCCTGCTGGTGGCCGCGACCCTGACCCCGGGGCCCGCCGGACTGGCCGTCCTGGTCGGTCTGGCCGCCGTACCCGACGCCGCACGGGTGGTGCACGCGGCGGCGGCCGAGATCGCCTCCCGGACCGCCGTCGAAGCGCTGCGGATGCAGGGGGAGTCCTGGTGGCACACGGCGTTCGGCTACGTCGCCCGCTCCATGCGCCGTACGCTCGCCGCCGACGCCGGCATCCGGCTCACCGGAGCCCTCTACCTGGTGGCCACGGCCGCGTTCCTCGGGATCGGCGTCGAGCCGGACGCCGCCGACTGGGCGGTGATGGTGGACCGCAACCGCACGGGACTCTTCCTCCAGCCGTGGGCCGTCGTGGTGCCCGCCCTCCTCATCGCCGCCCTGTCCATGGGCACCAACCTGCTCTTCGACGCCGCCCTGCACACACCGGCCGCGAAGGCCGCGAGGAAAGGAGGCCGGGCATGA